One stretch of Miscanthus floridulus cultivar M001 chromosome 18, ASM1932011v1, whole genome shotgun sequence DNA includes these proteins:
- the LOC136521130 gene encoding NAC domain-containing protein 43-like produces MSISVNGQSVVPPGFRFHPTEEELLTYYLKKKVASERIDLDVIRDVDLNKLEPWDIQEKCRIGSGPQNDWYFFSHKDKKYPTGTRTNRATAAGFWKATGRDKAIYASGARRIGMRKTLVFYKGRAPHGQKSDWIMHEYRLEAALDAAAGSAAHHPAAGAAADHPYYTSSPPALPTAIRGAAAEQAAQEQEGWVICRVFKKKNLVHHGQSSGAGVTTAAGNHAASKMAAAAAPMDSSPSHCSSVTVSDYSNKQQAQAMLQHSASDDALDHILQYMGGGGKQPDTKPALLDHHHHVAAATTTTAACPAGVGGLYGKLMKLPPLEHAGAGGLLSSPPGACEYGAADASEIADWDVLDRLAAYELNGLSDASKNMSAFFDVEHASAAAVDGDLWSLARSVSALHADLTMNNV; encoded by the exons ATGAGCATCTCGGTGAACGGGCAGTCGGTGGTACCGCCGGGGTTCCGGTTCCACCCGACGGAGGAGGAGCTGCTGACCTACTACCTGAAGAAGAAGGTGGCGTCGGAGCGCATCGACCTGGACGTCATCCGCGACGTCGACCTCAACAAGCTCGAGCCATGGGACATCCAAG AGAAGTGCCGCATCGGTTCTGGCCCCCAGAACGACTGGTACTTCTTCAGCCACAAGGACAAGAAGTACCCGACGGGGACGCGCACGAACCGCGCCACCGCCGCGGGGTTCTGGAAGGCCACCGGCCGCGACAAGGCCATCTACGCCTCGGGCGCCCGCCGCATCGGCATGCGCAAGACGCTCGTCTTCTACAAGGGCCGCGCACCGCACGGGCAGAAGTCCGACTGGATCATGCACGAGTACCGCCTCGAGGCGGCGCTCGACGCCGCCGCCGGTAGTGCCGCGCACCACCCCGCCGCCGGTGCCGCCGCCGATCACCCCTACTACACCTCGTCGCCGCCTGCTCTTCCTACCGCA ATCCGTGGCGCAGCGGCAGAGCAAGCGGCGCAGGAGCAGGAAGGGTGGGTGATCTGCAGGGTGTTCAAGAAGAAGAACCTCGTGCACCACGGCCAGAGCAGCGGCGCCGGCGTGACGACAGCAGCAGGAAACCACGCGGCGTCCAAGATGGCCGCCGCGGCGGCGCCCATGGACAGCAGCCCAAGCCACTGCTCGTCGGTGACCGTCAGCGACTACTCCAACAAGCAGCAGGCGCAGGCGATGCTGCAGCACTCGGCCAGCGACGACGCGCTCGACCACATCCTGCAGTAcatgggcggcggcggcaagcaGCCGGACACCAAGCCGGCGCTGctggaccaccaccaccacgttgCTGCAGCTACTACCACGACCGCCGCTTGTCCTGCCGGCGTCGGCGGCCTCTACGGGAAGTTAATGAAGCTCCCGCCCCTCGagcacgccggcgccggcgggctGCTGTCGAGCCCACCGGGGGCGTGCGAGTACGGCGCCGCTGACGCATCAGAGATCGCCGACTGGGACGTGCTGGACCGGCTCGCCGCGTACGAGCTCAACGGCCTCTCCGACGCGTCCAAGAACATGTCCGCCTTCTTCGACGTCGAGCATgctagcgccgccgccgtcgacggcGACCTGTGGAGCCTGGCGAGGTCGGTGTCGGCGTTGCACGCGGACTTGACGATGAACAACGTCTAG